AGGCCCTATGGCAATCGCCATGGCACAATATGGCGCTATTGGCATCATACATCGTTTTAATACTATTGAACAACAAGTACATGAAGTGCAACGTGTAAAACGTTTTACCAATACTATTATTGAAAAACCATTAACCATGCATGCTCATGAAACTATTGGGTTAGCACAAGAGTATATGGAAGCGTATAACATTAGTAGTGTATTAGTTGTGGATGATAGCGATAGATTAGTAGGAATACTCACTGCAAGAGATTTATGGTTCAATCCATCAAAAAGTATGTTGATATCAGAACGTATGACAACAAAAGAAAACTTAGTTATTGCTCCTGCTCATATTAATAAAAAAGATGCAAAAACATTATTACTTGAACATCGTATTGAAAAACTTCCTCTGATTAATGATGATTGGACTATTGCAGGACTGATGACAAGTAAAGATATATATAAAAAAGATACTTATCCCAATGCATCACTCGATAAGCAAGGGAGATTATTAGTCGGTGCCGCAATTGGTGTCAAAGAAGATGCTATGGACCGAGCAAAAGCACTTATCGATGCCGGCGTTGATGTTTTAGTAATAGACATTGCTCACGGACATTCAATTTTAGCTATTGATACCGTAAAAAAACTTAAGCAACATTTTCCTAACATTGATGTTATTGCAGGAAATGTTGCAACCGCTGAAGGTACTCAAGCATTAATCCAAGCCGGTGCAGATGCTATAAAAGTTGGCGTTGGACCGGGATCAATTTGCACAACACGTATTACTACCGGTAGTGGTTATCCTCAACTTTCAGCAGTATTACAATGTGCAACTGAAGCTGCAAAATATAATATTCCAATAATTGCTGATGGTGGCATAAAAAATAGTGGTGATATTACCAAAGCATTAGTTGCCGGCGCAAGTACAGTAATGTTAGGCAGTTTACTTGCAGGGACCAAAGAAGCTCCCGGATTACCGTTTATCAAAAATGGTAAAAAATTTAAAGTCATACGCGGCATGGCATCATTTAGTGCGAATTTAAGTCGTGAAGTGAATGAACGTGAAAATAATGATTTAAAAAAAATAAAACCTTATGTCCCAGAGGGAGTTGAGGCAATTGTACCTTATAAAGGTGAAGTAATTGATATTTTCACACAATTAATTGGGGGACTTTTATCAGGCATGAGCTATTGCGGTGCATCAACTATTGATCAAATGCATGATGAGGGTCATTTCGTACAAATGACCAGTGGTGGGCTACGTGAAAGCCATTCACATGACGTTATTGTTGCATAAATATAACATGTGTATTTCTAGTTGCTCAATGTGAGCAACTAGAAATGTTTTCATTTAAGCATTCTTTTTTCAAATTAAAATCCAAAAGTTGCACGATATTTCTTATATTTTTAATATAATTTTATATGCAAACAGACTCTAAAAAATTAAAATCATACAAATACTCTCTTTAACTTTTCATTTCTTAAAAACTTCCTCCTAGTCCATATA
Above is a genomic segment from Candidatus Dependentiae bacterium containing:
- the guaB gene encoding IMP dehydrogenase, with the translated sequence MKKFLLILLMTPMIYTNTYEHPKIQTLGLSYDDVLIIPNKSDAVTRASASTKTRLTRNITLNTPVISANMDTVTEGPMAIAMAQYGAIGIIHRFNTIEQQVHEVQRVKRFTNTIIEKPLTMHAHETIGLAQEYMEAYNISSVLVVDDSDRLVGILTARDLWFNPSKSMLISERMTTKENLVIAPAHINKKDAKTLLLEHRIEKLPLINDDWTIAGLMTSKDIYKKDTYPNASLDKQGRLLVGAAIGVKEDAMDRAKALIDAGVDVLVIDIAHGHSILAIDTVKKLKQHFPNIDVIAGNVATAEGTQALIQAGADAIKVGVGPGSICTTRITTGSGYPQLSAVLQCATEAAKYNIPIIADGGIKNSGDITKALVAGASTVMLGSLLAGTKEAPGLPFIKNGKKFKVIRGMASFSANLSREVNERENNDLKKIKPYVPEGVEAIVPYKGEVIDIFTQLIGGLLSGMSYCGASTIDQMHDEGHFVQMTSGGLRESHSHDVIVA